A stretch of Brassica napus cultivar Da-Ae chromosome C6, Da-Ae, whole genome shotgun sequence DNA encodes these proteins:
- the BNAC06G18880D gene encoding uncharacterized protein BNAC06G18880D, giving the protein MGVSSPDFRAPPPSPVASSRRSSFTANEDVLSEFLDKCGRVPNLVLPDKVFPKHRFLLNPPTFDFLRLGSASPLLMDAIDTIGCFQLINHGVPEAKVRAAADKTIFQDETEEFVLYKDVADACNSDLRELMGEAERIGKAIREKLGGRSQEEEEEEEEGVGVCYVKKHNSQIESQGWEEEEAIRMLIRGYDERHSLCLSFCHAEFHVYSKRGWLSFSPRPDAVVVTVGDQGWSGRFKAVVGRPLLHRSAQASLPRNFVSISFLYTATTSTTTTSSDASRIIHHHQKNTISIYQQLFFALILTLLLPFFFT; this is encoded by the exons ATGGGAGTTTCATCTCCTGATTTCCGAGCCCCTCCTCCCTCTCCCGTGGCATCCAGCCGTCGGTCCTCCTTCACCGCCAATGAAGACGTCCTCTCGGAGTTCTTGGATAAGTGTGGTCGAGTCCCAAATCTTGTATTGCCCGACAAAGTCTTCCCCAAGCACAGATTCCTTCTGAACCCTCCCACCTTTGATTTCCTCCGGTTAGGCTCCGCCTCGCCACTCCTCATGGATGCCATCGACACCATCGGTTGTTTTCAGCTCATCAATCACGGTGTTCCCGAGGCTAAGGTGAGAGCCGCCGCTGACAAAACCATTTTCCAAGATGAGACAGAGGAGTTCGTTTTATATAAAGATGTCGCTGATGCTTGTAATTCAGATTTGAG GGAGTTGATGGGGGAGGCAGAGAGGATAGGGAAGGCGATAAGAGAAAAGTTAGGAGGGAGAAgccaagaggaagaagaagaagaggaagaaggtgTAGGGGTTTGCTACGTGAAGAAGCATAATAGCCAAATTGAATCACAAGGGTGGGAGGAGGAAGAAGCAATAAGGATGCTGATAAGAGGGTATGATGAAAGACATTCGTTGTGCCTCAGCTTCTGCCATGCAGAGTTCCATGTCTATTCCAAGAGAGGTTGGCTCTCCTTCTCCCCACGTCCAGATGCGGTCGTAGTGACGGTTGGAGATCAAGGCTGGAGCGGGAGGTTTAAGGCTGTTGTGGGGAGGCCTCTTCTTCACAGATCAGCTCAGGCAtctcttcctcggaatttcgtttCTATCTCCTTCCTCTACACTGCTACTACTAGTACTACTACTACTAGCAGTGATGCCTCAAGAattattcatcatcatcagaagaaTACCATTTCCATCTACCAACAGCTCTTTTTTGCTCTCATTCTCACACTCCTCCTCCCTTTCTTCTTTACTTGA
- the LOC106385044 gene encoding uncharacterized protein LOC106385044: protein MAANGRRKSVSGSVVKPPPPSKLAQASLHRTLSDISLDFHREEKGLGTITEVEKAKCECCGMREECTMEYIEKVREKFLGKWICGLCSEAVKEEREKKEENGLEGALKEHMSACLRFNKLGRKYPALFQAEAMRDMLRKSTRRSQSISPKPMSTIHNKPAISRTSSCMPAITRDLN, encoded by the coding sequence ATGGCAGCAAACGGGAGAAGGAAGAGCGTGAGCGGAAGCGTGGTAAAGCCTCCACCGCCATCGAAGCTAGCGCAGGCATCACTACATAGGACCCTATCAGACATATCATTGGATTTCCACAGAGAAGAGAAAGGACTGGGGACGATAACAGAGGTGGAGAAGGCAAAGTGCGAGTGCTGCGGGATGAGGGAGGAGTGCACCATGGAGTACATAGAGAAGGTGAGGGAGAAGTTCTTGGGAAAGTGGATTTGCGGTCTCTGCTCAGAGGCGgtgaaggaggagagagagaagaaggaggAGAATGGGCTAGAAGGAGCCTTGAAGGAGCATATGAGCGCTTGCCTAAGGTTCAACAAGCTTGGAAGAAAGTATCCTGCTCTCTTCCAAGCGGAGGCCATGAGAGATATGCTCAGGAAAAGTACGAGGAGAAGTCAGTCTATCAGCCCTAAACCCATGTCTACTATTCACAATAAGCCTGCCATTTCCCGTACTTCAAGCTGTATGCCTGCCATCACCAGAGACCTTAATTAA
- the LOC106383069 gene encoding CASP-like protein ARALYDRAFT_316979, with protein sequence MNRNGEEEVAEKKRRRREGVQVSLRGGCLAASATAIAVMLMATEKGVADIYGLPLPLNSSWSFSPSYQYVVGACTVTILYSLFHLCLGIYRLLTGSPITPSRSQAWLCFIFDQLFSYLIMSAGSAGIGVTNLNKTGIKHTPLPDFCKTLSYFCNHVALSLLLVLLSFIFLASSSLFNVLVLSTL encoded by the exons ATGAACAGAAATGGAGAGGAGGAAGTGGccgagaagaagaggaggaggagggaggGGGTGCAGGTGTCCCTCAGAGGAGGCTGCTTGGCTGCTTCAGCCACTGCTATAGCGGTAATGCTGATGGCAACAGAGAAGGGTGTGGCTGACATCTATGGCTTGCCGCTCCCTCTCAACTCCAGCTGGTCTTTTTCTCCCTCCTACCA GTATGTGGTGGGGGCATGCACGGTGACCATTCTCTACTCCCTGTTCCACCTCTGTCTAGGAATTTACAGGCTCCTCACTGGATCACCCATCACACCCTCCCGTTCCCAAGCTTGGCTTTGTTTCATCTTCGATCAG CTCTTCAGCTATTTGATAATGAGCGCTGGATCAGCCGGTATTGGAGTTACAAACCTCAACAAGACCGGCATCAAACACACTCCTCTCCCTGACTTCTGCAAGACCCTTTCTTATTTCTGCAATCACGTCGCCCTCTCCCTCCTCCTAGTCTTGCTCTCCTTCATCTTTCTCGCCTCCTCTTCCCTCTTTAATGTCCTTGTGCTCTCCACTCTCTAG